A single genomic interval of Pseudodesulfovibrio sp. S3 harbors:
- a CDS encoding sigma 54-interacting transcriptional regulator, whose protein sequence is MATNTQDHSDLSYLHTLKTIQETLIKDTPLEESLNALLKTLALDMEYVRAFMVIMDPKTENLKLSLTYSPAQADDVTYSPGRGIIGRVFDSGQSISVPRMSDDPEFLNKAFGRSQEELKKLGFICVPVINLRSDDAEVIGALSVDVPLIPADDMEAHRQFLEVVAGIIAGHVAQLQEEMATQNHLLSQGLMGSSTETTPPKDFVAASKAMRLVLRQSSQVAPSRATALLRGESGTGKELLAEAIHQSSPRADKPLIKLNCAALPSELIESELFGHQKGAFTGAFQTKRGLFEVADQGTLFLDEIGELSLDAQAKVLRAIQEKEIQRVGSEQTITVDVRLICATHQPLEELLEKGLFREDLYYRINVFPIFIPPVRERREDILPLAEHFLADFTEEYGKEVKRISTPAIELLVMYHWPGNVRELKNCMERAVLLCEEQVIRTYHLPPTLQSAESSATGTNLSFGEAVAKFEQELLVDSLKKTGGNMLQSARDLRVSYRIVNYKVKKYNIDVKKFSQSKRRSKKSLEA, encoded by the coding sequence ATGGCAACCAACACACAGGACCACTCCGATCTCAGCTATCTACATACGCTGAAGACCATTCAAGAGACCCTGATCAAGGACACTCCGCTTGAGGAATCCCTCAACGCGCTCTTGAAAACCCTGGCCCTGGACATGGAATACGTTCGGGCGTTCATGGTCATCATGGACCCCAAGACCGAAAACCTGAAGCTCTCGCTGACCTACAGCCCCGCCCAGGCGGACGACGTCACCTATTCCCCGGGGCGCGGCATCATCGGCCGCGTTTTCGACTCAGGCCAATCCATCAGCGTCCCGCGCATGTCCGACGATCCCGAGTTCCTGAACAAGGCCTTTGGCCGCAGCCAGGAAGAACTGAAGAAGCTCGGCTTCATCTGCGTGCCGGTCATAAACCTGCGCTCCGACGATGCCGAGGTCATCGGTGCACTTTCCGTCGACGTGCCGCTCATTCCGGCCGACGACATGGAAGCCCACCGCCAGTTCCTTGAAGTGGTCGCAGGCATCATCGCCGGGCACGTGGCCCAGCTGCAGGAGGAAATGGCCACACAGAACCACCTGCTTTCCCAAGGCCTCATGGGCAGCAGCACCGAGACCACGCCACCCAAGGATTTCGTGGCGGCATCCAAGGCCATGCGTCTGGTGCTGCGCCAGTCCAGCCAGGTGGCGCCCAGCCGGGCCACCGCGCTGCTGCGAGGCGAATCAGGCACCGGCAAGGAGCTTCTGGCCGAAGCCATCCACCAGTCCAGCCCCCGCGCCGACAAGCCCCTGATCAAGCTCAACTGCGCGGCCCTGCCCTCGGAGCTCATCGAGTCCGAGCTGTTCGGCCATCAGAAGGGCGCATTCACCGGGGCCTTCCAGACCAAGCGCGGCCTGTTCGAAGTGGCGGACCAGGGCACCCTGTTCCTTGATGAGATCGGCGAGTTGTCGCTGGATGCCCAGGCCAAGGTATTGCGGGCCATTCAGGAAAAGGAAATCCAGCGGGTCGGGTCCGAACAGACCATCACCGTTGACGTGCGTCTCATCTGCGCCACCCACCAGCCCCTTGAAGAGCTGCTGGAAAAGGGTTTGTTCCGCGAAGACCTCTATTACCGCATCAACGTCTTCCCCATCTTCATCCCGCCCGTGAGAGAACGGCGCGAAGATATTCTGCCGCTGGCGGAGCATTTCCTTGCCGACTTCACCGAAGAGTACGGCAAGGAAGTCAAGCGCATCTCCACGCCCGCCATCGAACTGCTGGTCATGTACCACTGGCCCGGCAACGTGCGCGAGCTGAAGAACTGCATGGAACGTGCGGTCCTGCTCTGCGAGGAGCAGGTCATCCGCACCTACCACCTGCCGCCCACCCTCCAGTCCGCAGAGAGTTCTGCCACCGGCACCAATCTCTCCTTTGGCGAGGCCGTGGCAAAATTCGAGCAGGAATTGCTCGTGGACTCCCTGAAGAAGACCGGCGGCAACATGCTGCAATCCGCCCGCGACCTGCGCGTCTCGTACCGGATCGTCAACTACAAGGTGAAGAAATACAACATCGACGTGAAAAAGTTTTCGCAATCAAAGCGGAGATCAAAAAAGTCGCTGGAAGCATAA
- a CDS encoding indolepyruvate oxidoreductase subunit beta: protein MSDTKKIRIFMTGVGGQGTLTATTLLAQTVLSQGLPVTSGEIHGMAQRGGVVESTVLIGCKSPKLGIGEADILIGFEPMETMRALPYLKKGGLVVSSIEFMPPLSVAMGKQTCPTIDDIKKAVSACTDKAYYMANQSIGLQAGAVQSGNVAMLGAVCAAGDLPFGPEALEAAIKANLPAKLQAVNLKALELGVAALNA, encoded by the coding sequence ATGAGCGACACCAAGAAAATACGCATATTCATGACCGGTGTGGGCGGCCAGGGCACCCTGACCGCCACCACCCTGCTTGCCCAGACCGTGCTCAGCCAGGGACTGCCCGTCACTTCCGGCGAAATCCACGGCATGGCCCAGCGCGGCGGCGTGGTCGAATCGACCGTGCTCATCGGCTGCAAATCCCCCAAACTCGGCATCGGCGAGGCCGATATCCTGATCGGATTCGAACCCATGGAAACCATGCGAGCCCTGCCCTACCTGAAAAAGGGCGGGCTGGTGGTCTCATCCATCGAGTTCATGCCGCCCCTTTCGGTGGCTATGGGCAAACAGACCTGCCCGACCATAGACGACATCAAGAAAGCCGTTTCCGCTTGTACGGACAAGGCTTACTACATGGCCAACCAGTCCATCGGCCTTCAGGCCGGTGCCGTGCAATCCGGCAACGTGGCCATGCTCGGCGCAGTATGCGCAGCCGGCGACCTGCCCTTTGGCCCTGAAGCCCTGGAAGCCGCCATCAAGGCAAACCTTCCGGCCAAGCTTCAAGCCGTAAACCTCAAAGCCCTGGAGCTGGGCGTAGCCGCATTGAACGCCTAG